GGGTCTGTGACGAAGGTGTTTATATCACACATACACAGAGACCACATGGGCGGACTTGAAGGATTTTTGGATGCAAACAATAAAGTCACTGTCTATATTCCCTGTTCTTTTCCCGCAGAAATCAAAGAAATGATAACCAAAAAAGAGGCTCAATACATCGAAGTATCAGACCCTCAGGAAATATCAGACGGCGTTTTCACGACGGGAGTTCTTCCGGGTGATCCCTGTGAACAGTCGTTAATTATAGAAACAAGCCGAGGATCAATAATAATAACAGGTTGCGCTCATCCCGGAATTGTGGACATAGTCACCAAAGCCATTGAGATGACTGGGAACAAGCCCTTTTTGGTCTTGGGAGGGTTTCATTCTCCCCCTC
This window of the candidate division WOR-3 bacterium genome carries:
- a CDS encoding MBL fold metallo-hydrolase, which encodes MIISVYDNYSCDPDLRTSWGFSTIVSTGEELILFDTGGDSQTLLFNMMKVGVNPGSVTKVFISHIHRDHMGGLEGFLDANNKVTVYIPCSFPAEIKEMITKKEAQYIEVSDPQEISDGVFTTGVLPGDPCEQSLIIETSRGSIIITGCAHPGIVDIVTKAIEMTGNKPFLVLGGFHSPPLETVQRFRDMGVKKVAPSHCSGDRIRDAFREEYGEHFIEYGVGKIIHL